From the Stigmatella erecta genome, one window contains:
- a CDS encoding DUF7151 family protein encodes MSQQWSFRRSAMTGLVLALTACTAPSESGTNGKDASVRLVPEPPGARCPQGGTAIQTGLDDNGDGALNDSEVQQTSYVCSGGSSNSSGQMSLVKLLPEEGSTRCASGGIAVLSGLDVNADGLQNDSEVTSTQYLCNSEDGQGGKAYVVKMLPEAAGTNCPAGGTAVLGGIDVNADGQLQSTELTATQYVCQSSASLTGANALIRLDVEPAGANCSQGGTAVKSGLDSNGNGTLDPDEVSNTTFVCNGLTGATGQNGKNALVRLDSEPAGPNCAYGGTSMKSGLDVNGDGTLSNIEVQTTQLVCSSANFFRTKWASNPSGTYDSGEINGLWVPVGRKVSIYKTSDASRIKLTVSDNFRVGFNATTGGTGTYSVRLNGSWMGCDANQYNWTASGWSQTYHLPFANVCLTEQLPKGLYEFEVWAISSGGTSWVGHGSGGNALLLAEELDGTKPYAFSKAGTETVTTSASYVKASGREVTFVKQSAATLLKVTLADTLGVAFNQNGVGGIVMVQLDGANTSCYTSKYDWQGIGADLRNPFVLTCILPNVTAARHTVQVALTSLNGGTPRLGWNRSTPLLLVEEIPNTGLTYSNTSIPSGDISGSWAGVAARQVLHNVSAPGKAVKVTYSDTFRAAYGCNGRWGFFQLYIDNQPSNCMNGQYVWNSGGAQDHHHPVNLTCILPYLTAGVHTFAIWSTTQHPDDGSSCGSNYFGWNRGQNLLLVEELP; translated from the coding sequence ATGTCCCAGCAGTGGAGTTTCCGCCGGTCTGCCATGACCGGTCTGGTTCTTGCGCTCACCGCCTGTACCGCACCCTCGGAAAGTGGCACCAACGGCAAGGATGCCTCGGTCCGGCTCGTTCCGGAGCCGCCCGGGGCGCGCTGCCCTCAGGGTGGCACCGCCATTCAGACCGGCTTGGACGACAATGGCGACGGTGCGCTCAACGACAGCGAAGTTCAGCAGACCTCCTATGTGTGCAGCGGTGGCAGCAGCAACTCAAGCGGCCAGATGTCGCTGGTGAAGCTGCTTCCCGAGGAGGGCTCCACCCGATGCGCCTCCGGTGGCATCGCCGTTCTGTCCGGATTGGATGTGAATGCCGATGGCTTGCAAAACGACAGTGAAGTCACCAGCACCCAGTACCTCTGCAACAGCGAGGATGGACAAGGTGGCAAGGCCTACGTGGTGAAGATGCTGCCCGAGGCAGCCGGGACAAACTGTCCAGCGGGTGGGACGGCGGTGCTCGGGGGCATCGACGTGAATGCCGATGGCCAGCTTCAGTCCACCGAGTTGACGGCGACGCAGTATGTCTGTCAGTCCTCAGCGAGCTTGACGGGCGCCAATGCCCTCATCCGGCTCGACGTGGAGCCTGCCGGTGCCAATTGCAGCCAGGGCGGCACCGCCGTGAAGAGCGGCCTCGACTCGAACGGCAACGGAACGCTCGACCCGGACGAAGTCTCCAACACCACCTTCGTATGCAACGGGCTCACCGGCGCCACGGGGCAGAACGGCAAGAACGCCCTGGTACGGCTCGACTCGGAGCCCGCCGGGCCCAATTGCGCCTACGGCGGCACGTCCATGAAGAGCGGTCTTGACGTAAATGGCGATGGAACCCTGAGCAACATCGAAGTTCAGACGACGCAGCTGGTGTGCAGCTCGGCCAACTTCTTCCGGACCAAGTGGGCAAGCAATCCATCAGGCACTTACGACTCCGGTGAAATCAACGGTCTGTGGGTGCCTGTGGGGCGCAAAGTCTCGATCTACAAAACCAGTGACGCCTCGCGCATCAAACTCACCGTCTCCGACAACTTCCGGGTAGGCTTTAATGCCACAACTGGTGGCACTGGCACTTACTCTGTACGCCTGAACGGCAGCTGGATGGGCTGTGATGCCAATCAGTATAATTGGACCGCATCAGGATGGAGCCAGACCTATCATCTGCCATTTGCGAATGTCTGCCTCACCGAACAGCTTCCGAAGGGGCTCTACGAATTCGAGGTATGGGCAATCTCAAGCGGTGGAACCAGCTGGGTGGGGCACGGATCAGGAGGCAATGCATTGCTTCTTGCTGAAGAATTGGATGGAACCAAACCTTACGCATTCTCCAAAGCTGGCACCGAGACCGTTACAACGAGTGCATCGTATGTGAAGGCAAGTGGACGCGAAGTCACGTTCGTGAAGCAGTCCGCCGCAACGCTGCTCAAGGTAACGCTCGCAGATACCCTTGGGGTCGCGTTTAATCAGAATGGCGTAGGGGGCATCGTGATGGTTCAGTTGGATGGCGCCAACACCAGTTGCTACACGAGCAAGTACGACTGGCAAGGAATCGGCGCCGATCTCCGCAATCCCTTTGTATTGACCTGCATTCTGCCGAACGTCACTGCTGCCCGGCATACAGTTCAAGTAGCACTTACGTCCCTTAACGGAGGCACTCCACGTCTTGGATGGAACAGAAGCACCCCTCTCCTCCTTGTTGAGGAAATTCCAAATACGGGACTGACTTACTCAAATACGAGCATTCCAAGCGGAGACATTTCCGGAAGCTGGGCAGGCGTTGCTGCACGGCAGGTCCTGCACAACGTCAGCGCTCCCGGGAAAGCGGTAAAGGTCACGTATTCGGATACATTCCGTGCGGCCTACGGTTGCAATGGCCGATGGGGGTTTTTCCAGCTTTATATCGACAACCAGCCCTCTAATTGCATGAATGGACAGTACGTATGGAATTCGGGCGGCGCCCAGGACCACCACCACCCTGTGAACCTGACCTGCATCCTCCCGTATCTCACCGCCGGTGTTCATACGTTCGCTATCTGGTCAACCACTCAGCACCCAGATGATGGAAGCTCCTGTGGTTCCAACTATTTTGGTTGGAACCGCGGGCAAAACCTGCTGCTGGTTGAAGAGCTGCCGTAG